A window of the Enterobacteriaceae bacterium 4M9 genome harbors these coding sequences:
- the nlpD gene encoding murein hydrolase activator NlpD → MSAGSPNFTLRRLATLSLVSLWLAGCSSNNAQAPISSVGSNGASTGSEGSGGMLVSQPPPIQNQAQQVPVAQQPQIQPVQSQPVAVQSQPVQTQNGRIVYNRSYGNIPKGSYTGGDTYTVKRGDTLFYIAWITGNDFRDLAQRNNVSEPYSLNVGQTLQVGNASGGTITGGNAITQADAAAQGVSPAQNSNAVVASKPTITYSEDSGEQSANKMLPGNQSSGTIVAPVTAPTVSTTATTASSSSTSSPISTWRWPTSGNIIEPFSAAEGGNKGIDIAGSKGQAITATADGRVVYAGNALRGYGNLIIVKHNDDYLSAYAHNETMLVREQQEVKAGQKIATMGSTGTSSTRLHFEIRYKGKSVNPLRYLPQR, encoded by the coding sequence ATGAGCGCGGGAAGCCCGAACTTTACATTACGCCGTTTGGCGACCTTATCGCTGGTAAGCCTGTGGCTTGCTGGTTGTTCCAGTAATAACGCGCAGGCGCCTATCAGTTCGGTTGGTAGCAATGGTGCCAGTACGGGCAGTGAAGGCAGCGGTGGAATGCTGGTGAGCCAGCCGCCACCCATTCAAAACCAGGCGCAGCAGGTTCCGGTGGCGCAGCAGCCGCAGATTCAGCCGGTGCAATCGCAGCCTGTCGCGGTGCAGTCACAGCCGGTACAGACTCAGAACGGCCGCATTGTGTATAACCGCAGCTACGGCAATATCCCCAAAGGCAGCTACACCGGTGGTGATACCTACACTGTGAAGCGCGGCGATACGCTCTTCTATATTGCCTGGATTACCGGTAATGACTTTCGCGACCTTGCGCAGCGTAACAATGTTTCCGAGCCTTACAGCCTGAATGTTGGTCAGACATTGCAGGTCGGCAATGCCTCTGGCGGCACGATTACGGGTGGCAACGCTATTACCCAGGCTGATGCGGCAGCGCAGGGAGTAAGTCCTGCACAAAATTCAAACGCGGTTGTTGCGTCAAAACCGACAATTACGTATTCTGAAGATTCAGGTGAACAGAGTGCTAATAAAATGTTGCCAGGTAACCAGAGTAGCGGAACGATCGTGGCTCCAGTGACGGCACCAACAGTTAGCACAACCGCAACCACTGCCAGCAGTTCGTCAACCAGTTCGCCGATTTCAACCTGGCGCTGGCCAACGAGTGGCAACATTATCGAACCGTTTTCTGCTGCCGAAGGTGGCAATAAGGGGATCGATATCGCAGGTTCGAAAGGCCAGGCTATCACCGCGACCGCCGATGGGCGCGTGGTGTATGCTGGCAACGCTCTGCGCGGTTACGGAAATCTGATTATCGTCAAACATAATGACGACTACCTGAGTGCCTACGCCCATAACGAGACAATGCTGGTCCGGGAACAACAAGAAGTTAAGGCGGGGCAGAAAATCGCTACTATGGGTAGCACCGGAACCAGTTCAACACGTTTGCATTTTGAGATTCGTTACAAGGGGAAATCCGTAAACCCGCTGCGTTATTTACCGCAGCGATAA
- the mutS gene encoding DNA mismatch repair protein MutS, with amino-acid sequence MSTTENFDAHTPMMQQYLRLKAEHRDILLFYRMGDFYELFYDDAKRASQLLDISLTKRGASAGEPIPMAGVPHHAVENYLAKLVNLGESVAICEQIGDPATSKGPVERKVVRIVTPGTISDEALLQERQDNLLAAIWQDSKGFGYATLDISSGRFRLSEPADHETMAAELQRTNPAELLYAEDFADMSLIDGRRGLRRRPLWEFEPETARQQLNLQFGTRDLTGFGVEKAVRGLCAAGCLLQYVKDTQRTSLPHIRSITMERQQDSIVMDAATRRNLEITQNLAGGTENTLASVLDCTVTPMGSRMLKRWLHMPVRDLRTLIRRQETIGALQDHTADIQPVLRQVGDLERILARLALRTARPRDLARMRHAFQQLPELRAQLADLDVEYVQTLRQEMGEFSELRELLERAIIESPPVLVRDGGVIAPGYNAELDEWRALADGATDYLDRLEVRERERLGIDTLKVGFNAVHGYYIQVSRGQSHMVPINYVRRQTLKNAERYIIPELKEYEDKVLTSKGKALTLEKQLYDELFNLMLPHLAELQQSASALAELDVLANLAERAYTLNYARPTFTDKPGIKLVGGRHPVVEQVLNAPFIANPLNLTSQRRMLIITGPNMGGKSTYMRQTALIALLAYIGSFVPADKAELGPVDRIFTRVGAADDLASGRSTFMVEMTETANILHNATEQSLVLMDEIGRGTSTYDGLSLAWACAENLATRIKALTLFATHYFELTTLPEKMEGVVNIHLDAVEHGDTIAFMHSVQEGAASKSYGLAVAALAGVPKDVIKRARQKLRELESLSGSAAASQVDGSQMSLLSVPEETSPAVEALEALDPDTLSPRQALEWIYRLKNLM; translated from the coding sequence ATGAGTACAACCGAAAATTTTGACGCCCACACGCCTATGATGCAGCAGTATCTGCGTCTCAAAGCTGAACACCGCGATATCCTGCTGTTCTATCGTATGGGCGATTTTTATGAGTTGTTTTACGACGACGCAAAGCGCGCGTCGCAGCTGCTGGATATTTCACTGACCAAACGCGGCGCTTCCGCAGGTGAACCCATTCCAATGGCCGGTGTGCCGCACCATGCGGTTGAAAACTATCTGGCAAAACTGGTTAACCTGGGTGAATCCGTTGCTATCTGCGAGCAGATTGGCGATCCGGCGACCAGCAAAGGTCCGGTTGAGCGCAAGGTGGTTCGTATCGTCACGCCTGGCACCATCAGCGACGAAGCGCTGTTGCAGGAACGCCAGGACAACCTGCTCGCCGCCATCTGGCAGGATAGCAAAGGCTTCGGCTACGCTACCCTCGACATCAGCTCAGGCCGCTTTCGCCTGAGCGAACCTGCCGACCATGAGACAATGGCCGCCGAGCTACAGCGTACTAACCCCGCTGAACTTCTCTATGCCGAAGACTTTGCCGATATGTCTCTGATTGACGGCCGCCGTGGTCTGCGCCGCCGTCCGCTGTGGGAGTTTGAACCCGAAACCGCGCGCCAGCAGCTAAATCTGCAATTTGGCACCCGCGACCTGACCGGTTTTGGCGTAGAGAAAGCCGTGCGCGGACTGTGCGCCGCAGGCTGCCTGCTGCAATATGTGAAAGATACCCAACGCACCTCCCTGCCCCATATTCGTTCTATTACGATGGAGCGCCAGCAGGACAGCATCGTGATGGACGCGGCCACCCGCCGCAACCTGGAAATTACGCAAAACCTGGCCGGTGGCACAGAAAATACGCTGGCCTCTGTGCTCGACTGCACCGTGACGCCCATGGGCAGCCGCATGCTCAAACGCTGGCTGCATATGCCGGTGCGCGACCTGCGCACGCTAATCCGCCGTCAGGAAACGATCGGCGCCTTGCAGGACCACACTGCCGACATTCAGCCAGTATTACGCCAGGTTGGCGATCTGGAGCGTATTCTGGCACGCCTGGCCTTGCGTACTGCTCGCCCGCGCGATCTGGCGCGCATGCGCCACGCTTTCCAGCAACTGCCTGAGCTTCGCGCCCAGCTTGCGGACCTTGACGTTGAATACGTACAAACGCTGCGCCAGGAGATGGGTGAATTTAGCGAGCTGCGCGAACTGCTGGAGCGGGCTATCATCGAATCGCCGCCTGTGCTGGTGCGTGACGGCGGCGTCATTGCCCCAGGCTACAATGCCGAGCTTGATGAGTGGCGCGCGCTTGCCGATGGTGCCACGGATTATCTCGACAGGCTTGAAGTTCGCGAACGTGAGCGGCTGGGGATTGATACACTGAAGGTCGGATTCAACGCCGTGCACGGCTATTATATTCAGGTCAGCCGTGGGCAAAGCCATATGGTGCCCATTAATTACGTGCGCCGCCAGACGCTGAAAAACGCCGAGCGCTACATCATTCCTGAGCTGAAGGAGTATGAAGACAAGGTTCTGACCTCCAAAGGCAAAGCGCTGACGCTTGAAAAACAGCTTTATGATGAGCTATTCAACCTGATGTTGCCGCACCTGGCCGAGCTACAGCAGAGTGCCAGCGCCCTGGCCGAGCTGGACGTTCTGGCAAACCTGGCAGAGCGCGCTTACACGCTCAATTATGCCCGCCCGACCTTTACCGACAAGCCCGGAATTAAACTTGTCGGTGGCCGCCATCCGGTGGTCGAACAGGTACTTAACGCTCCCTTTATCGCCAACCCGCTCAACCTGACCAGCCAGCGGCGCATGCTGATTATTACCGGCCCTAACATGGGCGGTAAAAGTACCTATATGCGCCAGACAGCACTGATTGCGCTGCTGGCCTATATCGGCAGCTTTGTGCCAGCGGATAAGGCCGAACTGGGTCCTGTTGACAGAATCTTTACCCGCGTGGGTGCGGCTGACGACCTGGCCTCCGGTCGTTCTACTTTTATGGTTGAGATGACCGAAACGGCCAATATTCTGCATAACGCAACCGAACAAAGCCTGGTGCTGATGGACGAAATCGGTCGCGGTACCTCGACCTACGACGGTTTGTCGCTCGCCTGGGCCTGTGCTGAGAATCTGGCCACGCGCATCAAAGCACTGACGCTCTTTGCCACGCACTACTTCGAGTTGACTACGTTGCCAGAGAAAATGGAAGGTGTGGTTAACATACATCTGGATGCCGTTGAGCATGGCGATACCATCGCCTTTATGCACAGCGTGCAGGAAGGTGCGGCGAGTAAGAGCTACGGTCTGGCCGTTGCGGCACTGGCTGGTGTACCGAAAGATGTGATTAAGCGCGCACGCCAGAAGCTGCGCGAGCTGGAAAGTCTCTCCGGCTCGGCGGCGGCAAGCCAGGTAGACGGTAGCCAGATGTCGCTACTCAGCGTACCGGAAGAAACCTCACCGGCGGTTGAAGCGCTGGAAGCGCTCGATCCGGATACCTTGTCACCGCGCCAGGCGCTGGAGTGGATTTACCGCCTGAAGAACCTGATGTAA
- a CDS encoding DcrB-related protein, translating into MSSKHFSYQIYEGSFLTPPPVLDRTLNILMFRDPEENEYQIFVTRTSLEEDQTISEWCEAETENLQNNLPGFQIEGKQLTHEIGPNKLSALQVANRYLDEGNVVRQVLSIIKLPQHPRYNPDDRNVIIFTLNANQEFTEYQRKHYVKIINSFIPEVITLG; encoded by the coding sequence ATGAGCAGCAAACATTTCAGCTATCAGATTTATGAAGGTTCGTTTCTGACACCGCCTCCTGTTCTCGACAGAACATTGAATATACTCATGTTCAGGGACCCTGAAGAAAACGAATACCAGATATTTGTGACCCGGACTTCACTTGAAGAAGACCAGACTATTTCTGAATGGTGTGAGGCTGAGACGGAAAACCTTCAGAATAATCTCCCAGGTTTTCAAATAGAGGGAAAACAATTAACCCATGAAATTGGCCCTAATAAACTGTCAGCCTTACAGGTTGCTAATCGCTATCTGGATGAAGGCAATGTCGTTCGGCAGGTGCTTTCTATCATTAAACTTCCACAACATCCCCGGTATAATCCGGATGACCGTAATGTTATTATCTTCACCCTCAATGCTAATCAGGAGTTTACCGAGTACCAGCGAAAACACTATGTAAAAATCATAAATAGTTTTATTCCCGAGGTCATTACACTGGGATGA
- a CDS encoding protein-L-isoaspartate(D-aspartate) O-methyltransferase, whose amino-acid sequence MVSRRVQTLLDKLKEQGIRDERVLDALAHMPREKFVDEAFEHKAWENVALPIGCGQTISQPYMVARMTELLELNHESRVLEIGTGSGYQTAILAHMVRHVCSVERIKGLQWQARRRLKQLDLHNVSTRHGDGWQGWQARAPFDAIIVTAAPPEIPAALLAQLDEGGILILPVGDEHQFLKRVRRRGGEFIIDTVEAVRFVPLVRGELA is encoded by the coding sequence ATGAGCGGGTGCTTGACGCGCTGGCCCATATGCCGCGTGAAAAGTTTGTCGATGAGGCGTTTGAACACAAGGCCTGGGAGAACGTGGCGCTGCCGATAGGTTGCGGGCAAACCATCTCTCAGCCCTACATGGTCGCGCGGATGACTGAATTACTGGAGCTTAACCACGAATCACGGGTGCTGGAAATTGGCACCGGCTCTGGTTACCAGACGGCGATACTGGCGCACATGGTGCGCCATGTGTGTTCTGTTGAGCGCATCAAAGGATTACAGTGGCAGGCGCGGCGTCGCCTGAAACAGTTGGATTTACATAATGTTTCAACCCGTCACGGCGATGGTTGGCAGGGCTGGCAGGCTCGCGCTCCGTTTGACGCTATTATTGTGACGGCTGCACCGCCGGAAATACCGGCTGCGCTGTTGGCGCAGCTTGATGAGGGCGGCATTCTTATTTTGCCAGTCGGTGATGAGCACCAGTTTCTCAAGCGGGTGCGCCGTCGCGGCGGTGAATTTATTATCGACACTGTCGAAGCCGTGCGCTTTGTACCCCTTGTGCGAGGGGAGCTGGCCTGA
- the rpoS gene encoding RNA polymerase sigma factor RpoS, producing the protein MSQNTLKVHDLNEDAEFDENGVEAFDEKALVEEEPSDNDLAEEELLSQGATQRVLDATQLYLGEIGYSPLLTAEEEVHFARRALRGDISSRKRMIESNLRLVVKIARRYSNRGLALLDLIEEGNLGLIRAVEKFDPERGFRFSTYATWWIRQTIERAIMNQTRTIRLPIHIVKELNVYLRTARELSHKLDHEPSAEEIAEQLDKPVDDVSRMLRLNERITSVDTPLGGDSEKALLDILADEKDNGPEDTTQDDDMKQSIVKWLFELNAKQREVLARRFGLLGYEAATLEDVGREIGLTRERVRQIQVEGLRRLREILQTQGLNIEALFRE; encoded by the coding sequence ATGAGTCAGAATACGCTGAAAGTTCATGATTTAAATGAAGATGCGGAATTTGATGAGAACGGAGTGGAGGCTTTTGACGAAAAAGCCCTGGTTGAAGAAGAACCCAGTGATAACGATCTTGCAGAAGAAGAGCTGCTATCACAGGGGGCGACACAGCGAGTCCTGGATGCAACCCAGCTTTATCTTGGAGAGATTGGTTATTCTCCACTGCTGACGGCTGAAGAAGAAGTCCATTTTGCCCGTCGTGCTCTGCGTGGTGACATTTCGTCACGCAAACGCATGATTGAAAGTAACCTGCGCCTGGTGGTGAAAATCGCTCGTCGCTACAGCAATCGTGGTCTGGCGCTGCTGGACTTGATTGAAGAGGGCAATCTGGGGTTGATTCGTGCCGTTGAGAAGTTTGACCCTGAACGTGGGTTCCGCTTCTCTACTTATGCCACGTGGTGGATTCGTCAGACGATTGAACGTGCGATTATGAACCAGACTCGCACCATTCGCCTGCCAATTCATATCGTGAAAGAGCTGAACGTTTATCTGCGCACGGCGCGTGAGCTGTCTCACAAGCTGGATCATGAACCGAGTGCAGAGGAAATCGCTGAACAACTGGATAAGCCGGTAGATGATGTCAGCCGCATGCTGCGCCTCAATGAGCGCATCACGTCGGTGGATACGCCTCTCGGCGGTGATTCTGAAAAAGCGCTGCTGGATATCCTGGCCGATGAAAAAGACAACGGCCCGGAAGATACTACGCAGGACGATGATATGAAGCAGAGCATCGTCAAGTGGCTGTTCGAACTGAACGCCAAGCAGCGTGAAGTGCTGGCGCGTCGCTTTGGCCTGTTGGGCTATGAAGCGGCAACGCTTGAAGATGTGGGACGTGAAATTGGCCTTACCCGTGAAAGGGTGCGTCAGATTCAGGTTGAAGGGCTGCGCCGTTTGCGTGAAATCCTTCAGACTCAGGGACTTAATATTGAGGCTCTGTTCCGCGAATAA